Proteins from one Mycolicibacter virginiensis genomic window:
- a CDS encoding helix-turn-helix domain-containing protein encodes MMQPQLFRPRQPLSESIAYFGYWDRRTGGPHRSRALPRGAATIVIDIGDRPQVDFFGADAHTRLTVPPAFFIGAGTASYVTHIDTAQTVITVHFRPGGAWPFVGIAQGELTDACVGLSELWGHEAATLRPRLAEAPSATARVMLLEAFLVNRLRDKQIAPHVDVTAVLDAAERNPSMRVGDAVTLTGLSPKRLINMFRTQIGLTPKAYLRVRRLQAALTRLDSGAAGGAVLAAELGYFDQAHFVREFRAFTETTPTQYLRRRSWLAGHIDLVEDCPGEAARVSADKNIQANCHRRPR; translated from the coding sequence CAACCGTTGTCGGAGAGCATCGCTTACTTCGGGTACTGGGACCGCCGTACGGGCGGCCCACACCGAAGCCGCGCTCTACCGCGCGGAGCGGCGACCATCGTCATCGATATCGGCGACCGCCCGCAGGTGGATTTCTTCGGCGCCGATGCGCACACCCGGCTGACGGTGCCACCGGCGTTCTTCATCGGCGCCGGCACCGCGTCCTACGTGACGCACATCGACACGGCGCAGACCGTCATCACGGTCCACTTTCGCCCCGGCGGCGCGTGGCCGTTCGTCGGCATCGCGCAGGGGGAGTTGACGGACGCCTGCGTCGGGCTGTCCGAGCTGTGGGGGCACGAGGCGGCGACGCTGCGCCCGCGGTTGGCGGAGGCACCCTCGGCGACCGCGCGGGTCATGCTGCTCGAAGCATTCCTGGTGAACCGGTTGCGGGACAAGCAAATCGCCCCGCACGTGGATGTGACCGCAGTGCTGGACGCCGCGGAACGCAACCCATCGATGCGCGTCGGTGACGCGGTGACGCTCACCGGCTTATCGCCCAAACGGCTGATCAACATGTTTCGCACCCAGATCGGTCTGACGCCCAAGGCGTACCTGCGGGTGCGGCGACTGCAGGCCGCCCTCACCCGCCTCGACAGCGGGGCGGCAGGGGGTGCTGTCCTGGCGGCTGAGTTGGGGTACTTCGATCAGGCGCACTTCGTGCGGGAGTTTCGGGCGTTCACCGAGACCACCCCGACTCAGTACTTGCGGCGTCGTTCGTGGCTGGCCGGGCACATTGATCTCGTCGAGGACTGCCCCGGCGAGGCGGCGCGGGTGAGCGCTGACAAAAATATCCAAGCCAACTGCCACCGCCGTCCCAGATGA
- a CDS encoding SAM-dependent methyltransferase, producing MHRTREAVASTGILVAAIRAKESARDDALFTDPFADKLAGEGGRRMLEAAIANSGEQSTWQIVVRTRFWDEALLRAGLTQVVILAAGMDARAYRLPWPEHTTVYEVDQPAVVAAKTELLAGHEPRCLRVPLGIDLAEDWPAALAAAGFDAATPTVWLIEGLLQYLDEAAVRALFARVDALSASGSVLLYDVVGKTLLEAPSMAPLLQSMAQQGSPWLFGTDEPGELAERHGWSAAVTDVAEPGNRWNRWFPSVTAAAGPDVPRGYFVEAQR from the coding sequence ATGCACCGCACCCGAGAAGCCGTGGCCAGCACCGGAATCCTCGTCGCCGCGATCCGCGCCAAGGAATCCGCCCGCGACGACGCCCTGTTCACCGATCCGTTTGCGGACAAGCTGGCGGGGGAGGGCGGCCGGCGGATGCTGGAGGCAGCCATCGCCAACTCCGGTGAGCAGTCGACCTGGCAGATCGTCGTCCGGACCCGATTCTGGGACGAGGCCCTACTACGGGCCGGCCTCACCCAGGTGGTCATCCTGGCGGCCGGAATGGACGCCCGGGCATACCGGCTGCCGTGGCCGGAACACACCACCGTCTACGAAGTGGATCAACCAGCGGTCGTCGCGGCCAAAACCGAGCTGCTCGCCGGCCATGAGCCGCGTTGCCTGCGGGTGCCGCTGGGTATCGACCTTGCTGAGGACTGGCCTGCCGCCCTGGCGGCGGCCGGTTTCGACGCGGCCACTCCCACCGTCTGGCTTATCGAGGGGCTGCTGCAGTACCTGGACGAAGCCGCGGTGCGGGCGCTGTTCGCCCGTGTCGACGCGTTGTCGGCGTCCGGCTCGGTGTTGCTGTACGACGTGGTTGGTAAGACGTTGCTGGAAGCGCCGTCGATGGCGCCGTTGTTGCAGTCCATGGCACAGCAGGGTTCACCGTGGCTGTTCGGCACGGACGAGCCCGGAGAGCTTGCCGAACGACACGGTTGGTCGGCTGCGGTGACCGATGTGGCCGAGCCGGGTAATCGGTGGAACCGCTGGTTCCCGTCGGTGACCGCAGCGGCCGGACCGGATGTGCCGCGCGGCTACTTCGTCGAGGCGCAGCGATAG
- a CDS encoding S8 family peptidase, with the protein MPGDRLYDGARPSWERRVDEATNALIKQKYLRRLKGVARTTSAGRKHYDNACQIGALVAAAPAPPSVGQAPPPPDLLQPGVVTAPLQQKLRPAAEHAANLDLFRATHSFRSSVRDTGPDFFDEQPADQPEPIMIELNLRYGIGAGPAVTGGLDGAIARVQDLWKLVGAPGEPTVVADQYLSGELTPAQMQNIATADSAAGDWPYRAIFRIWPDFEVHRQIDVSTTTVKAVPAQRSFAAFGDGIVWAVIDSGIDGTHPHFQGEHTLSDPSVADLHHDFVSGSNDPAAALVDDDGHGTHVAGIIAGGLARWKPERGKPHAIAVERRRNNGAMAGTDPILSPRPVDLEKLNGVAPHAKLVSLKVLGGLGDLTARTVRVINALAYIREKNGDTGKLSRIHGVNLSLGYDFLAEWFACGQSPLCLEVNRLVRTGVVVVVAAGNSGYVKLNVQKSEVNQFSAATTINDPGNADLAITVGSTHRDSPHTNGISYFSSRGPTGDGRPKPDLVAPGELITSAAAGKNLTKIQQANFDGFDGAAVYIQDSGTSMAAPHVSGAIAAFLSVQREFVGKPAEVKRIFTSSATSLNRDPSFQGSGLVDLMRALQTP; encoded by the coding sequence TTGCCCGGGGACCGGCTCTATGACGGCGCCCGCCCGTCGTGGGAGCGTCGGGTCGACGAGGCCACCAATGCGCTGATAAAGCAGAAGTACCTGCGTCGACTCAAGGGCGTGGCGCGCACCACCTCTGCCGGTCGCAAACACTACGACAACGCGTGCCAGATCGGCGCTCTGGTCGCCGCGGCCCCCGCGCCGCCGAGTGTCGGTCAAGCGCCTCCTCCGCCTGATCTGTTGCAGCCCGGGGTTGTCACCGCACCATTGCAACAGAAGCTCCGGCCAGCTGCAGAACATGCCGCGAACCTCGACCTCTTCCGAGCGACGCATTCATTCAGGTCATCGGTTCGGGACACCGGGCCAGACTTCTTCGACGAGCAGCCGGCGGACCAACCCGAACCGATCATGATTGAGCTGAATCTCCGCTACGGGATTGGTGCAGGCCCAGCCGTAACCGGTGGCCTTGACGGGGCGATCGCCCGAGTCCAGGATCTGTGGAAACTGGTTGGTGCGCCGGGTGAGCCGACCGTCGTTGCGGATCAATACCTTTCTGGTGAATTAACGCCGGCGCAGATGCAGAACATCGCGACGGCAGACTCGGCCGCCGGCGACTGGCCATACCGCGCCATCTTCCGCATCTGGCCCGACTTCGAGGTGCATCGCCAGATCGACGTCTCCACCACGACGGTCAAGGCGGTACCCGCGCAACGTTCATTCGCGGCTTTCGGCGACGGAATCGTCTGGGCGGTGATCGATTCCGGCATCGACGGCACCCACCCGCATTTCCAGGGTGAACACACACTCAGTGACCCATCGGTCGCAGACCTGCATCACGACTTCGTGTCCGGCAGCAATGATCCCGCTGCAGCGCTCGTTGATGACGACGGGCACGGAACGCACGTGGCCGGCATCATCGCCGGGGGGTTGGCTCGCTGGAAGCCTGAACGAGGCAAGCCCCACGCGATTGCCGTCGAGAGGCGGCGGAACAACGGGGCCATGGCGGGTACCGACCCGATCCTCTCGCCGCGCCCGGTGGATCTCGAGAAACTCAACGGCGTTGCACCGCATGCCAAGTTGGTCAGCCTGAAGGTACTCGGCGGCCTCGGCGACCTCACCGCGAGGACAGTCAGGGTTATCAACGCGCTGGCCTACATTCGCGAGAAGAACGGCGACACCGGCAAGCTGAGCAGAATCCACGGCGTCAATCTCAGCCTGGGCTACGACTTCCTCGCCGAATGGTTCGCCTGCGGACAGAGTCCGCTGTGCTTGGAGGTGAACCGGCTGGTGCGAACCGGCGTCGTCGTGGTGGTCGCGGCCGGCAACTCCGGCTATGTCAAACTCAACGTTCAGAAATCCGAGGTCAACCAGTTCAGTGCCGCGACGACGATCAATGATCCGGGCAACGCCGACTTAGCCATCACGGTTGGCTCGACGCATCGAGATTCGCCACACACCAACGGAATTTCCTACTTCTCTTCGCGCGGCCCAACGGGGGACGGTCGGCCCAAACCCGACCTGGTGGCACCCGGCGAACTGATCACCTCGGCTGCCGCCGGCAAGAACCTCACCAAGATCCAGCAAGCCAACTTCGACGGGTTCGACGGCGCAGCGGTGTACATCCAAGACAGCGGTACCAGCATGGCAGCCCCGCACGTGTCCGGTGCCATCGCGGCGTTTCTGTCGGTACAGCGCGAGTTCGTGGGGAAGCCCGCAGAGGTCAAGCGAATCTTCACCTCGTCCGCGACGTCGCTCAATCGTGACCCGAGCTTCCAAGGCTCCGGCCTGGTCGACCTCATGCGCGCACTGCAAACACCGTGA
- a CDS encoding serine-threonine protein kinase — MTTTTTTTPWALSFDTRGDVSREGEEQFLAQLKAANVADLVIFSHGWNNDEATAASLYQRWSTLLNDQLGPGRTIGFLGIRWPSAMWRDERIPNFEPTPGGAGTGAAGLDDTAATFDADPSLSPQQLADLVTLFPSGAAELNQLTALLATQPDQAQRDEIFTLMRKFSDKVRAGFDDGEAETVDPARPGMLDDDKRADDVFENFADALTDAGIDLSDGGGGGGAGLVDNIRKLWLGAKQALRQLTYWQMKNRAGVVGERGVGPLLVRIAAKCPNVRIHLVGHSFGARVVSFALAGGPTTTPSPVKSVTLLEGAFSRFAFLDKLPFSSPHPSGALAGRLSRVDGPLTVCYSSHDMALGVMYPLASAAAGDDSAGIDNDPLGRWRAIGSLGAYQAPTEPIGAVRTTYSFVKGAILNVDSSAIVTKGGPPAGAHSDIFYPELAWIVASAAGLTA; from the coding sequence ATGACCACGACCACCACCACCACCCCCTGGGCGCTGTCATTCGACACTCGAGGAGATGTCAGCCGCGAAGGCGAAGAGCAATTCCTGGCGCAACTCAAGGCCGCCAACGTCGCTGACCTGGTGATCTTCAGTCACGGCTGGAACAACGACGAGGCTACCGCTGCCTCGCTGTACCAGCGGTGGTCTACGTTGCTCAACGACCAACTCGGCCCTGGCCGCACCATCGGCTTCCTCGGCATCCGCTGGCCTTCGGCGATGTGGCGCGACGAACGCATTCCGAACTTCGAGCCCACGCCCGGCGGTGCGGGAACCGGTGCCGCCGGATTGGACGACACCGCTGCGACTTTCGATGCCGACCCGAGTCTGAGCCCACAACAGTTGGCTGACCTGGTCACCCTGTTCCCTTCGGGGGCGGCTGAGCTCAACCAACTCACCGCGCTGCTGGCGACCCAACCCGACCAGGCGCAGCGTGACGAGATATTCACACTCATGCGCAAATTCAGCGACAAGGTGCGGGCTGGGTTTGACGATGGCGAGGCCGAGACCGTAGACCCCGCCCGGCCAGGCATGCTCGACGACGACAAAAGGGCCGACGACGTCTTCGAGAACTTCGCCGATGCGCTGACCGACGCGGGGATCGACCTCAGCGATGGTGGCGGGGGTGGTGGCGCCGGGCTGGTAGACAACATCAGAAAGCTGTGGCTCGGCGCCAAGCAGGCGCTGCGTCAGCTGACTTACTGGCAGATGAAGAACCGCGCCGGGGTCGTCGGAGAGCGTGGCGTCGGGCCCCTGCTGGTACGCATCGCCGCCAAGTGCCCCAACGTGCGAATCCACCTGGTGGGCCACAGTTTCGGCGCGCGGGTGGTGTCCTTTGCGCTGGCCGGCGGGCCAACCACCACGCCGTCCCCGGTCAAGTCGGTCACGCTGCTTGAAGGCGCCTTCTCCCGGTTCGCCTTCCTCGACAAGCTTCCGTTCTCATCCCCGCACCCCAGCGGCGCATTGGCCGGCCGGCTGTCCCGGGTCGACGGACCGCTGACCGTCTGCTATTCCAGTCATGACATGGCCCTAGGCGTGATGTACCCGCTGGCCTCGGCGGCTGCCGGCGACGACAGTGCCGGCATCGACAACGATCCGCTGGGCCGATGGCGCGCGATCGGTTCGCTGGGTGCCTACCAGGCGCCGACCGAGCCCATCGGCGCAGTGCGGACCACGTATTCCTTCGTCAAAGGCGCCATCCTCAATGTGGATTCGTCGGCGATAGTGACCAAGGGCGGTCCTCCGGCGGGCGCGCACAGCGACATCTTCTATCCCGAGCTGGCCTGGATCGTCGCGTCAGCGGCTGGGCTTACCGCCTAG
- a CDS encoding FAD-binding protein yields the protein MTTTSVTTDVVIVGYGAAGTSAAITARELGAEVIAVDRANGGGATAISGGIIYAGGGTSVQTEAGVHDTAEQMLDYLRLEVGDAVRPETLQRFVDGSPEMIEWLQARGVPFNSGLCPYKTSFPNNRYYLYHSGSENAGAFRAHTPPVQRGHRAYGKGTSGKQIYAPLAESARKRGVDFRPHTEVTELLQDPSGRVIGVRATTMGQAPRRIQRRYARLAALSSKPGVYYPPLRAAMDRRLAKLQQRYGQTIEIIARRGVIICAGGFIANTEWRKRYAPEFNGGLPLGTSGDDGSGIALAESVGAVPDRMDNVSVWKFITPPSAFISAIIVDADGRRVIDESRYGAAVGQAMVKNHGSQGWILADARLMSEARRQLLTQTLWFQRAQGAALIFGGAVRGATLAEVARAAGIDAEGLQATVTAHNDAIDSGSEDPAGKPAEFCRRIDQGPFTLMDISVRPNVLRPTPMLTLGGVRVCEDTGAVVDADGNPIPGLYGAGRTAIGIASRSYVSGLSIADCVFAGRRAGANAASAAARR from the coding sequence ATGACCACCACCAGCGTGACGACCGACGTCGTCATCGTCGGGTACGGCGCGGCCGGTACCTCTGCCGCGATCACCGCCCGCGAACTGGGCGCCGAGGTCATCGCGGTCGATCGTGCCAACGGCGGCGGCGCGACCGCGATCTCCGGGGGCATCATCTACGCCGGCGGCGGGACGTCAGTTCAGACGGAAGCGGGCGTGCACGACACCGCCGAGCAGATGCTGGACTACCTACGCCTGGAGGTCGGCGACGCGGTCCGGCCGGAAACACTGCAGCGGTTCGTCGACGGCAGCCCGGAGATGATCGAGTGGCTGCAGGCCCGTGGGGTGCCGTTCAACTCCGGCCTGTGCCCCTACAAGACGTCGTTTCCCAATAATCGCTACTACCTGTACCACTCGGGCAGCGAGAACGCCGGAGCCTTCCGCGCCCACACCCCGCCGGTGCAGCGCGGGCACCGCGCCTACGGCAAAGGCACATCCGGCAAGCAGATCTACGCGCCGCTGGCCGAATCGGCCCGCAAGCGCGGTGTGGACTTCCGCCCGCACACAGAAGTCACCGAACTGCTGCAGGACCCGTCGGGCCGGGTGATCGGCGTACGGGCCACGACCATGGGACAGGCACCGCGCCGCATCCAGCGCCGCTACGCGCGCCTGGCCGCACTCTCGTCGAAACCCGGCGTCTACTACCCGCCGCTGCGCGCCGCGATGGACCGGCGATTGGCGAAGCTGCAGCAGCGCTACGGCCAGACCATCGAGATCATCGCGCGGCGCGGCGTGATCATCTGCGCCGGCGGCTTCATCGCCAACACCGAGTGGCGCAAGCGCTACGCACCAGAGTTCAACGGCGGCCTGCCCCTGGGCACCAGCGGTGACGACGGTAGCGGCATCGCGCTGGCCGAGAGCGTCGGCGCGGTTCCCGATCGGATGGACAACGTCTCGGTGTGGAAGTTCATCACGCCCCCGAGCGCATTCATCTCCGCCATCATCGTCGACGCCGACGGCCGACGGGTGATCGACGAGTCTCGTTACGGCGCCGCGGTCGGACAGGCCATGGTGAAGAACCACGGCAGCCAGGGCTGGATCTTGGCCGATGCCCGCTTGATGTCGGAGGCCCGGCGCCAACTGTTGACCCAGACGCTGTGGTTCCAGCGCGCCCAGGGCGCCGCGCTGATCTTCGGCGGCGCGGTGCGGGGCGCCACGCTGGCCGAGGTGGCACGCGCCGCCGGCATCGATGCCGAGGGCCTGCAGGCCACCGTCACCGCGCACAACGATGCGATCGACTCCGGCTCCGAAGACCCGGCTGGCAAACCCGCCGAGTTCTGCCGGCGCATCGATCAGGGACCTTTTACTCTGATGGATATCTCGGTGCGGCCCAACGTCTTACGCCCCACCCCTATGCTCACCCTGGGCGGCGTCCGAGTCTGCGAGGACACCGGTGCGGTGGTCGACGCCGACGGCAATCCGATCCCAGGGCTCTACGGCGCCGGGCGCACCGCCATCGGCATTGCCTCGCGGTCCTATGTCAGCGGGCTGTCGATCGCCGACTGTGTGTTCGCCGGGCGCCGGGCGGGAGCCAACGCGGCCAGCGCGGCCGCTAGGCGGTAA
- a CDS encoding lytic transglycosylase domain-containing protein, with the protein MAVRLWRLVASLVVILGCAVTAALPAGAAPGVDPAALAADLVAADQALRNTSSPEPVLAAAARRQQVAYRTLGAHPEWDAIARPQIPPALLDVYDRNIDARRQLMALTDPKPTMPPWRVVPPVPANELLTAYRAAEAASGVPWNYLAAINFVETGFGRINGVSDDAAQGPMQFLPSTFAAYGNGGDIHSPRDSIMAAGRLLAANGFATNRDKAIWGYNHSDYYVRAVNDYAAVMGGDPAGFASYYRWDTYYRTTAGDLLLPIGYVSASRIPVGEYLAAHPQ; encoded by the coding sequence ATGGCTGTTCGGTTGTGGCGCCTGGTCGCCTCCCTGGTTGTGATCCTCGGCTGTGCGGTGACGGCGGCACTACCTGCCGGCGCGGCGCCCGGCGTGGACCCCGCGGCGCTGGCCGCCGACCTGGTCGCGGCCGATCAGGCGTTGCGGAATACGTCGTCGCCCGAGCCGGTGCTGGCGGCGGCGGCCCGCCGCCAACAGGTCGCCTACCGGACCCTCGGCGCCCACCCCGAGTGGGACGCGATCGCCCGTCCGCAGATCCCGCCGGCGTTGCTCGACGTCTACGACCGCAACATCGACGCCCGCCGGCAACTCATGGCGCTCACCGACCCCAAGCCCACCATGCCGCCTTGGCGGGTGGTGCCACCGGTCCCGGCCAACGAGCTGCTGACCGCCTACCGCGCGGCCGAGGCCGCGTCCGGGGTGCCGTGGAACTACCTCGCGGCGATCAACTTCGTCGAGACCGGCTTCGGCCGCATCAACGGGGTCAGCGATGACGCGGCCCAAGGGCCGATGCAGTTCCTGCCGTCGACGTTCGCGGCCTACGGCAACGGGGGAGACATCCACTCGCCGCGTGATTCCATCATGGCGGCCGGTCGTCTGTTGGCCGCCAACGGTTTTGCCACTAATCGCGACAAGGCGATCTGGGGTTACAACCATTCCGACTACTACGTGCGGGCGGTCAACGACTACGCCGCGGTCATGGGTGGAGACCCGGCCGGATTCGCCAGCTACTACCGCTGGGACACCTACTACCGAACCACCGCCGGCGACCTGCTGCTGCCGATCGGCTATGTCTCGGCGTCGCGGATTCCGGTGGGGGAGTACCTGGCTGCGCACCCGCAGTGA
- a CDS encoding RNA-binding S4 domain-containing protein has product MESSRVDRWLWAVRITKTRPDAAAACRGGHVRVNNRPAKPATMVSPGDVVSALVGDRTRVVEVLRVIQKRVGAADAVTCYLDRTPPPPPASATAMATRDRGAGRPTKRDRRVLDKWRAQQR; this is encoded by the coding sequence ATGGAATCGAGCCGGGTGGATCGGTGGCTGTGGGCGGTGCGGATCACCAAGACCCGGCCGGACGCCGCGGCCGCATGCCGCGGCGGACACGTGCGGGTGAACAACCGACCGGCCAAGCCCGCGACAATGGTCTCGCCCGGTGACGTGGTCAGTGCTCTGGTGGGTGACCGCACCCGCGTCGTCGAGGTGCTGCGGGTGATTCAAAAGCGTGTCGGTGCGGCTGACGCGGTGACCTGTTACCTGGATCGAACGCCGCCGCCCCCACCGGCATCCGCCACGGCGATGGCCACCCGTGACCGCGGCGCCGGACGGCCGACCAAACGGGATCGCCGGGTGCTGGACAAGTGGCGGGCCCAGCAGCGCTGA
- a CDS encoding FKBP-type peptidyl-prolyl cis-trans isomerase translates to MPRLVVLAAGVASLAAALAGCGGSDSTSSSKTSSVTDLFLPPGGETVTACPSKPPAEGVAADWTLKGATGSIAVTGSTNSAAPSVVVTGPFKVTQTEVHTLHAGDGRVVGDTATVSVCYMGVNGRDGSVFDSSYERGKPVDFGLDRVVPGFQKAIAGQKVGSTVAVAMVPADGYPEGQPAAGILPGDTLVFAIKILNASR, encoded by the coding sequence ATGCCTCGGTTAGTCGTACTCGCCGCCGGTGTCGCCTCGTTGGCGGCGGCGCTCGCCGGTTGTGGCGGTTCGGACAGCACCTCGTCGTCGAAGACGTCGTCGGTCACCGACCTGTTCCTGCCCCCGGGTGGCGAAACCGTCACCGCCTGCCCCTCCAAGCCGCCGGCCGAGGGCGTCGCGGCGGACTGGACGTTGAAGGGCGCCACCGGCAGTATCGCGGTGACCGGCTCCACGAACTCCGCCGCGCCCAGCGTCGTCGTGACCGGGCCGTTCAAGGTCACCCAGACCGAGGTGCACACGCTGCACGCCGGCGACGGCCGCGTCGTCGGGGACACCGCAACGGTCTCGGTCTGCTACATGGGTGTCAACGGGCGTGATGGATCGGTGTTCGACAGCAGCTACGAACGCGGCAAGCCGGTCGACTTCGGACTGGACCGCGTGGTCCCGGGATTCCAGAAGGCCATTGCGGGCCAGAAGGTCGGCTCGACGGTGGCGGTCGCGATGGTCCCCGCCGACGGCTATCCCGAGGGGCAGCCGGCCGCCGGCATCCTGCCGGGCGACACGCTCGTCTTCGCGATCAAGATCCTCAACGCCTCACGCTGA
- a CDS encoding TA system antitoxin ParD family protein translates to MPEVADRVTRFAADLVDSAAAEGARQSRSAKQQLDHWARVGRAVSAQQSAARRRVEAALAGHLDTGALTAEEGVVFNAEISAAIEENLSHTHYGDILAERGVTTVALDDDGRIVEYRPDGTSVIVEASR, encoded by the coding sequence ATGCCTGAGGTCGCCGACCGGGTCACCAGGTTCGCCGCGGACCTGGTGGATAGCGCCGCCGCCGAAGGCGCGCGCCAGAGCAGATCAGCCAAGCAGCAGCTTGACCACTGGGCGCGGGTCGGCCGCGCGGTGTCGGCGCAGCAGAGCGCGGCGCGGCGACGGGTCGAGGCGGCCCTGGCCGGTCACCTCGATACCGGTGCGTTGACAGCCGAAGAGGGCGTGGTGTTCAACGCCGAGATCTCCGCAGCGATCGAGGAGAACCTGTCGCACACTCACTACGGTGACATCCTCGCCGAGCGTGGCGTCACCACCGTCGCCCTCGACGACGACGGCCGCATCGTCGAATACCGGCCCGACGGCACCTCGGTGATCGTGGAGGCGTCGCGCTGA
- a CDS encoding zeta toxin family protein has translation MRRLDLVVGPNGAGKSTFVALTLAPLLPGVPFVNADEIAKNRWPDEAAAHAYDAARLAAQTRMKLIEAGRSFIAETVFSHESKIELIRTADAHDYTVVLHAVLIPEALAIHRVRYRVAAGGHTVPEGKIRERYHRLWPLVAEAIGMVDVATVYENSRAAGPKIVAQFAGGAPIGELSWPAWAPDALVTRWRA, from the coding sequence CTGAGGCGACTCGACCTCGTCGTCGGCCCCAACGGGGCGGGGAAATCGACCTTTGTCGCCCTCACGTTGGCGCCGCTGTTGCCGGGCGTACCGTTCGTCAACGCCGATGAGATCGCCAAGAACCGTTGGCCCGACGAGGCGGCCGCGCACGCCTACGACGCGGCGCGGTTGGCCGCCCAGACCCGGATGAAACTCATCGAGGCGGGACGTTCGTTCATCGCCGAGACCGTCTTCTCCCATGAGTCGAAGATCGAGTTGATCCGCACCGCAGACGCCCACGACTACACGGTGGTGCTTCACGCGGTGCTCATCCCCGAAGCATTGGCGATCCACCGGGTCCGGTATCGGGTGGCCGCAGGCGGACACACCGTTCCCGAGGGGAAGATCCGCGAACGCTACCACCGGCTCTGGCCGCTGGTCGCCGAAGCGATCGGAATGGTCGACGTCGCAACGGTTTACGAAAACTCGCGGGCTGCCGGGCCGAAGATTGTGGCGCAGTTCGCGGGCGGCGCGCCGATCGGTGAGCTGAGCTGGCCGGCCTGGGCGCCCGACGCGCTGGTGACGCGCTGGCGCGCCTAA
- a CDS encoding NADP-dependent oxidoreductase — MTDRNRRFLLRERPAGRIGPDTFELSEQAVPEIGDGEALVRVDWISLDPTNRMWINETPSYLPPVGIGEVMRAAGLGVVIASNNPNYSVGQTVQGLTGWQEYVVVSDTMPLFPVDVADGVSPSAYLGALGMTGLTAWIGIRDIGKPQPGETVVVSAAAGAVGSVAGQLAKASGARVVGIAGGPEKCALLTDQLGFDAAVDYRADDWARQLAAATPNGIDVDFENVGGDIMDAIFARVNVGARIALCGLISGYNETNPPPGPRAFGNLLIQRATLKGFIVLDHFLRAPQANTEISELIGAGKLTPLETVVDGFEQLPSAINMLFDGKNVGKLVVKISA; from the coding sequence ATGACCGATCGCAATCGCCGCTTCCTTCTCCGCGAACGCCCCGCCGGCCGGATTGGCCCGGACACCTTCGAACTCAGCGAGCAGGCGGTACCGGAGATCGGCGACGGCGAGGCGCTGGTGCGTGTCGATTGGATCTCGCTGGACCCGACCAACCGGATGTGGATCAACGAGACTCCGTCGTACCTGCCGCCCGTCGGCATCGGCGAAGTCATGCGCGCGGCCGGCCTCGGCGTGGTCATCGCATCGAACAACCCGAACTATTCGGTCGGTCAGACCGTGCAGGGCCTGACCGGCTGGCAGGAGTACGTGGTGGTCTCCGACACCATGCCGCTGTTCCCGGTCGACGTCGCGGACGGTGTCTCGCCCAGCGCCTACCTGGGCGCGCTCGGCATGACCGGGCTCACCGCGTGGATCGGGATCCGCGACATCGGCAAGCCGCAGCCAGGCGAGACCGTCGTCGTCTCGGCGGCAGCCGGCGCAGTCGGTTCGGTCGCAGGTCAGCTCGCCAAGGCCAGCGGCGCCCGGGTCGTCGGGATTGCCGGCGGACCGGAGAAATGCGCGCTGCTCACCGACCAACTCGGGTTTGACGCGGCGGTGGACTACCGCGCCGATGACTGGGCCCGCCAGCTTGCCGCCGCGACGCCCAACGGTATCGACGTCGACTTCGAGAACGTCGGCGGCGACATCATGGATGCGATCTTTGCGCGCGTGAACGTCGGCGCCCGAATCGCGCTCTGCGGACTCATCTCGGGGTACAACGAGACCAATCCCCCGCCCGGCCCGCGCGCGTTCGGCAACCTGCTGATCCAGCGCGCCACCTTGAAGGGCTTCATCGTCCTCGATCACTTCCTTCGGGCGCCGCAGGCCAACACCGAGATCTCCGAGCTGATCGGCGCCGGCAAACTCACCCCGCTGGAGACCGTCGTCGACGGCTTCGAGCAGCTGCCGTCCGCGATCAACATGCTGTTCGACGGCAAGAACGTCGGCAAGCTCGTGGTAAAGATCTCCGCTTAG